One segment of Allorhodopirellula heiligendammensis DNA contains the following:
- a CDS encoding 3-keto-disaccharide hydrolase, translating to MRKSFVAVILIGLLANCGTITTAADAEEGFTSLFNGVDLTGWVKRGGSAEYAVENGTIVGKCIPNTPGNTFLCPEQEYGNFVLKLQYKFLEAGNSGIQFRSAARPQGDGERVFGYQYEIRPGGDMTGRIYDEGRRGHQHGIIWLDAHTPQDRLDVAQASCHVDEWNDVEIQCVGPSIKTWLNGNLVVDMFDSESMKGFFGLQIHAGKSGSVAWKNIRVKNLGESKWESFFDKDKEGNYQLANAKFVLPEEWSFTDEGVLHGVHSKSQGKDGLVISDRNYDNFIARVTYRMHGGNSALYFRAEETSAPWVLRGFQNEIANNGKDSALWHTAGIVDGKTIPGRGWIVQNDELVEQVRNKDDQWNTTCTAAYGDRLVQILNGFCTSDIVDEDCEKTGKLGLQMHGGTDCEMFFKNFEVMPITPDMMELIERK from the coding sequence ATGAGAAAGAGTTTTGTAGCCGTGATATTGATCGGGCTTCTAGCGAACTGCGGCACAATCACCACCGCCGCCGACGCTGAGGAGGGGTTCACCTCTCTATTCAACGGCGTTGACCTGACAGGATGGGTCAAACGCGGTGGCTCCGCCGAGTATGCAGTTGAGAATGGGACTATCGTCGGAAAGTGCATTCCGAACACGCCCGGTAACACGTTTCTATGTCCGGAACAGGAATATGGAAACTTCGTTTTAAAGCTGCAGTACAAGTTCTTGGAAGCCGGCAACTCCGGAATCCAATTCCGCTCCGCCGCCCGTCCACAAGGTGATGGAGAACGCGTCTTTGGCTATCAGTACGAGATTCGTCCCGGTGGTGACATGACAGGTCGGATCTACGATGAGGGACGTCGCGGCCACCAGCACGGCATCATTTGGCTCGACGCGCATACTCCCCAGGATCGTTTGGACGTTGCTCAGGCGAGCTGTCATGTTGATGAGTGGAATGATGTGGAAATTCAATGCGTTGGACCGTCAATCAAAACTTGGCTCAACGGCAATTTGGTTGTCGATATGTTCGATAGCGAATCAATGAAGGGGTTTTTCGGACTACAGATTCACGCCGGCAAATCAGGCTCCGTCGCTTGGAAGAACATCCGAGTCAAGAATCTAGGTGAGAGCAAGTGGGAATCGTTTTTCGATAAAGATAAGGAGGGCAACTATCAGCTCGCCAATGCCAAGTTCGTACTTCCGGAAGAGTGGTCGTTCACCGACGAGGGCGTCTTGCATGGCGTCCACTCCAAGAGCCAAGGCAAAGATGGACTGGTTATTTCCGATCGGAACTACGACAACTTCATCGCGCGTGTGACCTACCGCATGCATGGTGGCAACAGCGCCTTGTATTTCCGGGCCGAAGAAACCAGTGCCCCGTGGGTGTTACGCGGCTTTCAGAATGAAATTGCTAACAATGGCAAGGACTCCGCGCTCTGGCACACGGCTGGAATTGTCGACGGCAAGACAATCCCCGGTCGTGGCTGGATCGTCCAAAACGATGAGCTGGTCGAGCAGGTCCGCAACAAAGACGATCAGTGGAATACGACGTGCACTGCCGCGTACGGAGATCGTCTCGTCCAGATACTCAATGGATTCTGCACCTCTGATATTGTTGACGAAGATTGCGAGAAAACCGGCAAGCTCGGTCTACAAATGCATGGAGGAACCGACTGCGAAATGTTCTTCAAGAATTTTGAGGTCATGCCGATCACTCCAGACATGATGGAACTCATCGAGCGAAAGTAG